The following is a genomic window from Pedobacter sp. KBS0701.
CGGTTCGGATTTTTATCTTTCATATAAGCTTAGGTTAAAAGTTTGGGATAAATTAATATTGTTTTCTGACCATTCAAGACTTAATAAGTTACGCCACTACTGTTCAAATTTTAATTATTCCTTATCTTTTGTATCAATTAGAATCGTAACAGGTCCATCGTTTAAAAGTGCTATTTTCATATCAGCCCCAAAAATTCCCGTTTTTACTTGTCTGCCCAATAAAGCAGACAGCTTTTCTATCATTTTCTCGTAAAGTGGAATCGCCACATCTGGTCGTGCCGCCCTCTTAAAACCCGGACGGTTTCCTTTTTTAGTAGATGCAAATAAAGTAAACTGGCTAATCAGCAAAATATCTCCACCTACATCAGCAAGTGCCTTATTCATCATTCCATTTTCATCGCCAAAAACACGCATCCCGATAATTTTCTGTGCCAACCAGTCCAGGTCCTCTACCTGATCAGCGTCTTCAATACCTAGTAACACCAAAAATCCGCCTTCAATAACTCCTGTTACTTCACCATCAACAGTGCAACTCGCCTGTGTAACTCTTTGTAAAACTGCCCGCATTTTATACTACTTTTGCCCAATAAAATTATTATGCGCAAGATAAGTATTTTAGTGATTTTTGTATTTCTCTTCCTTGGTTGTAAGCAAAAATCAATCGTGCATCCTACTTTTTATTATTGGAAGACGGATTACCAGAATAAAAAAGAAGAAACCGCTTATCTGGATCAGTTTAAATCCAACTCTTTGTATGTGCGGATCATGGATGTAGATTTTAATCCCGATCTGCAACTGCCCGTACCTGTTTCGCCAATTAAATTCTCGGATTCAATCCCCAAACACACCAATATTATACCTGTAGTGTTTATTGTTAACCAGGTTTTTAACAAAATTGACACCATGCAGACTGTGGTGATGGCCGATCGCATTGCCAAATTTGTAGAGGCTAAAGTAAAACAGGCCGGAAAACAAAATTACCACGAACTTCAGATCGATTGCGATTGGACTAAAGGCACCAGGAACAGGTATTTTAAATTCCTCGAACAGTTAAAGGCAAGACCGCTTTTAAAGGGAAAAACCATTTCGGTAACCTTGCGCCTTCATCAGGTTAAAAACATTGTATCAAGTGGTGTACCGCCAGTAGAAAAGGCTATTTTAATGTGCTACAACATGGGCAACCTGCGTAAATATGGCGAGCAAAACTCCATATTGGACCAACACGAAATGGATCTTTACCTAAAAGATTATTTATCACAATATCCATTGCCGCTTGATGTAGCTCTGCCTATTTTCGAATGGGCGGTGGTATTCAGGAACGGGCAATATGCGGGTATTTCTAAACGGATCAGTAAAATTCAGATCGACGACAAAAAACTTTTTAAGCGAAAGGAAAATTCCATCCTTTACGATCTTTTGGTTGATTACCCTGCCGCTGGATTAAAAAAAGACGATATAGTAAGATGGGAGCAAATTTCTCCTGAAGATTTACTTGTTACCTCTAAATTTTTATCCCGATCTTTAGCCCCAAGAGAGCGGAATCTCGTTTTCTACCATTTAGACACCGACCTATTAAAACATTTTACCAATGAAAACCTTCAAAAAGTTATCGCTAATTTTTAGTGTATTTCTGATTACTTTTTTCGGCGAAATTGCCGTGAATCTTGCCTGTGGAGGTGAGATAGATCCCTACGATTACATTTCCTATTTCCATAACAATATAGAAGGAGATGAATATTCGCCATTTGCTTATAATCAAATGGTTTACCTCAACAGTGAAACCGATATTGAAAGTGAGCCTGACATTAACAGCCGCGAATGGGCGAAATACCTCAATGTTAAAAAGGAGGATGTGCTAAAAGTAATGTACAAAACCGATAGCGCTACCGGTGTAAAACTGGTTAATTTTGATGGCAACCTTTCGCAATTGCCAGACAGTTTACAGCAGAACAGCTTTATGCAGGCTTTAAGCAAACGTAAAGAATCTTTAAAATATTACCTGTTTGCTAAGAGCTGCGAACCCCTGGCCAATGTAGATTTTAGTCTTTGGGATCCAAAACCACGCGATACTACAGCAATGGGCTCAAAAGCTAAAGAAGCATTACAATTAACAGAAGCTGAAAAGAATGATTTTCTGAAATTACGTTATGCTTATCAGGCTGAGCGGATGTTCCACTTTGCCGGTTACCATGCCGAAAGTAAATCAACTTACGATAAATACATTAGAAACAGCAAGGTAAATAGTGCGGCCAAAGGCTGGGCATTGGCATTATATGCCGGATCTACCCGCAGGTTGGGAAATCCCGAAGAATCTGCCTTTTTATTTTCAAAAGTTTTTGCAAGCAATCCGGAACGGAGGGTGCAAGCTTATAAAAACTATTACTACAACAGCACTCCTGTTAACGGGGCCTTAAAATATGCTAAAACCAATAATGAAAAAGCGAATATCTGGGCAATAAATGGTTTCGGAAATTCCGATTCGGGTATGGAAAGTTTAAATAAAGTTTATCAGTATGAACCTAAAAGTCAGCTGAACGGAACATTACTGGTGCGCGAAGTAAATAAATTGGAACAAGACCTTATCGAAGCGAACGACATCGCCAAAATTGGTTACAATTATTACTTTTCTGATAACGGCAATCCTAAGTATAAGGACAGTTTAAAAACAGTTAATCTAAAACACCTGAATGAAATCAGGAATTTTGCCGTAAAACTGGCCACGGAGAAGAAATATCCACAGCCAGAATTGGGTACATTAACAGCTGCCTACTTATCGTGGATGGAGAATAAAGATTTCATGGCTTCAAATTACCTTGCGCTATTAAAACCTGATAAATTACCAGAAAGATTGCGCGACCAATATCGCATTACCGATTTATTAATTAAGGCTAAAAACATCAAAAAAGGCAATCCTTTTAACGAAAATGACCTATTGCCTACTTTAAAATGGCTGGACGAAAAACGTTTCGCAGAAAATAAAAATCAGTCAAACGGACAGTATTACGATAGCGATCAGGCTGAAAAGCGCTTTAGCAGAACCACCAGGAATTTCTACCAACAAATATTGGCACCAGCTTATTTGAACATGGGCGATACGGCAAAAGCAGCACTAGCAATGGTTAAAGGTGATCTAACATTTAAAACCATGAAAGAGAACTCTCTTTTCCAGAATATGAGCTACCAGAGTATCGCTTTTTGGCAGAAAAATTTAAGTCCGAAAAGTATGCAGGGTTTAGCCGTTTATAAGACAAAGGCATCAGGCAATGATGTTACCGGTTTATTGGCTTCGGCTTTAAATCAACTTAAAAACGATGATTTTTATGAGCTTTATGGCACTACTTATCTGCGTACGCATCAATATGATAAAGCTGTACAAATGTTTGCAAAAGTTTCAGCAGGCTACAAATATTTTAATCCAGATAATTGGTATGCAGATGAAGCCAATGCTAAATTATATGCCAATCCTTTTATTGAGACCATTAACGATTTCCCTAAAAAATATGTAACAGCCAAAGCGTCTATTACCAAAAAGGCTTTTGCTGCAGAAATGCTCCGCTTGCAGAAGTTAACGGTGAGCGATAAAAAGAATGCTGCGCTTTATTATTACAAAATGGCCAATGCCGTTTATCAGACAGGTTATTTTGGCAACAGCTGGTTCCTGATCAGTTACGATTGGTCATCTTACGATAACAGCAACCCAGCGAAATATGTGTACGATGGGGATTACAAAAAAGCACAAACCGCAAAAGCATGGTATTTAAAAGCCAGGGCCTTAAGCACTGATGCCGATTTTAAGGCAAAATGTACTTTTATGCTGGCTAAATGTTTGCAAAAGCAGATTATTATGAATGCGAATCCATTATCGTTTTATTATTACGATAAAACCGATGTAAAATGGAAAAACTTTATCAAGGCCAATTATAATAACCCTTATCTCAAAGAATTAAGACTTAACTACAACAAAACGCCTTTTTACGCTATTGCAGCAGGAGAATGCAGTTATTTAGGAGATTTTATTAAGCCTAAAGCACAATAGATTGTTTTTATTATTAAGAAGTTAAGAAAATGTGATAAAACCTTAATGTTCTTAACTTCTTAGTGGTAAATAAAGTGTTTAGGTCATATCAAAGGCCATATTTCTCGACTTCGTTGCTCTTTGCTTGAAATGACGAACCTATGAGTTACCACCTAATCAGCGCACTAGCCCAGGTAAAGCCCGATCCGAATGCAGCGAGGCATACCAAATCTCCATCTTTAATTTTACCAGCTTCCCAGGCTTCGCATAAAGCAATAGGCACGGAAGCTGCCGTAGTATTGCCATATTTTTGGATATTATTAAAAACCTGATCATCGTTTAAACCCAATAACTGTTGCACGTATTGACTGATACGTAAGTTTGCCTGGTGTGGCACCAGCATATCAATATCTTTTTCAGTTAAATGATTAGCAGCCAAAGCCTCTTTAATTACCTCGGGAAATTTCACTACCGCTTTTTTGAAAACTGCCGGACCATCCATATAAGGTAACGCGGCACCACTTTCTAAAATTTCCTGCGTCATAAATAACCCACCCAATTCCTGCTCTGGGTAAGCAGGTTTATCTTTTAACCATTTATTGGCATGAGAACCTGGATAATACATGGCCAAAATTTCGGCATCGGCACCATCGCTATGTAAATGTGTACTTAAAATCCCTTTTCCCGGCTCATCTGTAGGCTGTAACACTACTGCACCAGCACCATCGCCAAAAATTACTGATACATTACGGCTCCGGGTTTCGAAATCCATCGCAAATGAGTGTTTCTCGCTTCCCACTACCAAAACATTTTTATACATGCCAGTTTTTACAAACTGATCGGCCACCGAAAGGGCATATACAAAGCCAGAACATTGATTTCGGATATCTAAAGCACCGATCTCACCCATGCCCATTTCGCGTTGCAACAATACGCCACAACCTGGGAAATAGTAATCTGGACTAAGGGTAGCAAAAACGATAAAATCGACATCTTTAGCGGTAATCCCAGCCCTTTCGATTGCAATTTTGGCGGCTTCAATGCCCATTGTAGTGGTGGTTTCCTCATTGCGATCGGCAAAACGGCGCTCTTTAATTCCCGTACGCTCCTGGATCCACGCATCATTGGTATCCATAAAACGGCTTAAATCATCGTTGGTATATACATTTTTAGGAACGTAGTAACCTATTCCCGCAATTTTAGACTGGTGCATGCTCGTGTTTTTTATAAATTTGGTTAACAAATGTATTAAAAGAGATGGAAGATATGTAAAATGTACGATGTAAGATGTTGTATAGACTTATGTTACTGCACCTCATCTATTTTACCTATTCCATCTTACATTAAAACTATTATATCTTACATAAAAATAGTTATTTTTGCACCATGTCTACAGAAACCAAAGAAGAGACCTTTACGCTCGAAGAAATTTTAACTTCCCTAAAAACCGTACACCGCCTTATTTTGTGGAATGATGATATCAATACCTTTGATCATGTGATTTACTGCATGATGAAATACCTGGATTATAACGAATCGCAGGCCGAAAAAATTGCATGGAAAGTGCATAATGAAGGTAAATGCCCTGTTTTAGAAGGATCATTTACAGAGATGGAAGTATACCGTAAAATTTTACAACAAGAAGGATTAACTGTTTCTGTTGATTAAAAGATTACTCCCGAGAATTATTCTCGCAATATTGTCATTTCGAGCGGAGTGCTACCTGTACCGATTTTACATCGGTAACGCAGTCGAGAACCACGGAGTGCTCAGCGAAGCTAAATCTATCTAGGCAGATCTCTCCATTTCACTGCGTTTCAGTCGAGATGAAGACTATTCCACAAAATTAACTCTCCAATCCTTTTAAAAGCTCATTTAACCCAGCCTGTGTGGTTTGCGTTTTATCTTTAGCGTACCAGCCATGAAGTTTTTCTGCTAAAACTGGCATTTCAGTACTTTCTTTTCTCCATTCTTTTAAAAGTTCCTGTAAAATTTGTGGTCTTGGCCCCCAGGTTGCTAAAACTTGATCTGCTGATTCATTCAATACAATTAAAACCGGGATAGCCCTTCCACCATTGGTTAAATGTGCATCGATTAAAGGCAGATTTTTATCTCTAAGCACAAATTTCAAATCTATTTTACCCAACGATGCAGTTGCGATTTTATTAAACACCGGAACAATTTGTGCAGCATCGCCACACCAGCCTTCGGTAATCACCAGAAATTTATAATTTTCTTGAAGATGTTCAATAGTTGATACCAACTCATCATTTAAGCTGATCGTTTTATCCACCCGGCTCATGCGCTGCACATTCATTTTAGTGTAGTGCAAATCGTAAGTTACGTCGCCAGTTGCCTTTCCCTCTAACAGAAGTTGATCAATCAGTTCACGGTAGGTTTGATAATCCATTCCTTGCTCGCTGAAAATTTCGCTGTAATTAACCATGATGTTTAAAATTATGTCGCAAAGGAAAGGAGAAATTCAATGAAAATAATCACGGATTTGCAAGAATCGTTTTGTGAATGATTGCAAAGATTTTAGGATTACAGTGATATTTTTTCACTCCTGTCATGCTGAGGCACGAAGCATCTGCATCCGATGAAACAGATGCTTCGTGCCTCAGCATGACAAAAAAATCGCTAAGCCTCCATCAACTTACTCAGATGTTGTGTTAGTGCCACAAAATCTGCAACAGTTAGCTGCTCGGCACGTTTCTCGAAGTAGATATGATCGTCCATTTTATCCTTTGGCATCACTGCTGAAACCGCATTACGCAAGGTTTTTCTCCGTTGGTTGAAACCTGCCTTAACCACCCGCCAGAATAATTTTTCATCGCAATCTAAAGTTTCCACGTCATTTCTGGTTAAACGGATCACAGCCGAATGCACTTTTGGTGGCGGATTAAATGTACCCGGCTTAACCGTAAACAGGTATTCAATTTTATAATAGGCTTGAAGAAGCACACTCAAAATTCCATAGTCTTTGGTTCCTGCAGGCGAGGCACAACGCTGCGCAACTTCTTTTTGAAACATCCCAACCATTTCTACAACCTTGTGGCGGTTATCTAATATTTTAAATAAAATCTGTGATGAGATATTATAT
Proteins encoded in this region:
- the dtd gene encoding D-aminoacyl-tRNA deacylase, which codes for MRAVLQRVTQASCTVDGEVTGVIEGGFLVLLGIEDADQVEDLDWLAQKIIGMRVFGDENGMMNKALADVGGDILLISQFTLFASTKKGNRPGFKRAARPDVAIPLYEKMIEKLSALLGRQVKTGIFGADMKIALLNDGPVTILIDTKDKE
- a CDS encoding 3-oxoacyl-ACP synthase III family protein, translated to MHQSKIAGIGYYVPKNVYTNDDLSRFMDTNDAWIQERTGIKERRFADRNEETTTTMGIEAAKIAIERAGITAKDVDFIVFATLSPDYYFPGCGVLLQREMGMGEIGALDIRNQCSGFVYALSVADQFVKTGMYKNVLVVGSEKHSFAMDFETRSRNVSVIFGDGAGAVVLQPTDEPGKGILSTHLHSDGADAEILAMYYPGSHANKWLKDKPAYPEQELGGLFMTQEILESGAALPYMDGPAVFKKAVVKFPEVIKEALAANHLTEKDIDMLVPHQANLRISQYVQQLLGLNDDQVFNNIQKYGNTTAASVPIALCEAWEAGKIKDGDLVCLAAFGSGFTWASALIRW
- a CDS encoding ATP-dependent Clp protease adaptor ClpS, yielding MSTETKEETFTLEEILTSLKTVHRLILWNDDINTFDHVIYCMMKYLDYNESQAEKIAWKVHNEGKCPVLEGSFTEMEVYRKILQQEGLTVSVD
- a CDS encoding thioredoxin family protein; translation: MVNYSEIFSEQGMDYQTYRELIDQLLLEGKATGDVTYDLHYTKMNVQRMSRVDKTISLNDELVSTIEHLQENYKFLVITEGWCGDAAQIVPVFNKIATASLGKIDLKFVLRDKNLPLIDAHLTNGGRAIPVLIVLNESADQVLATWGPRPQILQELLKEWRKESTEMPVLAEKLHGWYAKDKTQTTQAGLNELLKGLES
- the rsmA gene encoding 16S rRNA (adenine(1518)-N(6)/adenine(1519)-N(6))-dimethyltransferase RsmA produces the protein MSLVKAKKHLGQHFLTDKGIANRIVEALVNTNKYNQVLEVGPGMGILSDFLLQRTDLETYLIDIDTESFHFLNEKYPQLGDRLINGDFLKLDFDAIFPGQFAIIGNFPYNISSQILFKILDNRHKVVEMVGMFQKEVAQRCASPAGTKDYGILSVLLQAYYKIEYLFTVKPGTFNPPPKVHSAVIRLTRNDVETLDCDEKLFWRVVKAGFNQRRKTLRNAVSAVMPKDKMDDHIYFEKRAEQLTVADFVALTQHLSKLMEA